CGCCCTCGACCATACCCAGTTCCACGCCCACCCGATGGGCAGTACGCATGATCACTTCGTTGATAACCATTACGGTTACCGTGGCGCCGGACAGTCCGTCAACGGCTACCTTGCGCTCCGAGGAGGTTCCGCCCACGGTTACCCGCTGGTCGGCTTTCAGGCCCGTGTACTGATCGGTAAAGGTGTGAAGCTTGCTCTCCGGAATACCCACCAGAAGTATGGGTTCATCGTGGTGGATGACCTTGGCGGCCTTGATGGTGCCTTCGATATCCAGTACCACCAGGGCGTTGACGGGCTTGCCCGAGTAGGCGGGTGTCTGGACAAAGTCCAGGGACTGATAGGCGTAGCCCACCAGTTCATCGCGGGCATAGAGCTCCTGAATGGCTCGGTTGCCTTTCCGGGGGACAACCCTGGTGACTTCCGGGAAAGCCTGCCCGATGACCTGACGACCGGCAACAGGCTCATACTTGGCCAAAGGCGCTGCATTCAGGGCCATGGCCATGATCGACGCGAAAAAGAGAACAGCGAAGCGGGAAAAAACGGACACAGAAGACTCCCTGAGAAAAAGCGCCTTATTGCTTCAGCCTAGGCAAATTAGAGGAAAATCAAATACCTCTTATTGAATACACCTCGCAGGTAAACTGATCGGATTCTCGCTGTCAGCCCAGGCTGACAGCGTTTCCCTGCGTATCGAGAGGGAGGTAATTATTTATATGACCAAGGCGGATGGACTCCACCATCATGGTCAATGGTTGTTGCGCTTCGTCAGTGGATGGAGGCGTGCCGCCCCGGCCAGACATGGCGGCAACAAACACCACGTCCCAGGACTGGCCCGTGGCCCGGGACTCTTCATGCAGCGTCGCGAAATCCGGGGCTTCATCGGGGGTCTTGTCGACGCAGACTAC
This genomic stretch from Marinobacter salsuginis harbors:
- a CDS encoding ribonucleotide reductase subunit alpha, with the protein product MISSYSDLIQASYSQQEPQRLLFVFCRAELPDEASPEEKAAFERGEGGALTPVVCVDKTPDEAPDFATLHEESRATGQSWDVVFVAAMSGRGGTPPSTDEAQQPLTMMVESIRLGHINNYLPLDTQGNAVSLG